In Capricornis sumatraensis isolate serow.1 chromosome 2, serow.2, whole genome shotgun sequence, the DNA window AGCACTGAGTACCTAGCCTTTGTAAAGCCCCTGGATCTAGCCATTGATTGGGTGGAAGCTACTTTATGATACTCAAATTCTGTAAGATCATTAGAGACTAAGAAGGTGCAGTGGATGCTAGGCTTTAAGATTTAAGGATTATGTGATAGGACGGAGTCAGAAAGAGTATGATTAGACTACTCTGTCAAGAATTAAAGAAAAGGGACTTCCCCTTAgccactggtggtccagtggttaagaacctaccTTTCAATGTGGGGgccacagtttcgatccctggttggggaagaaagatcccacaggctgtggggcaactaagcctgcacagtGAAGATCCCAGGGGCCACAAATAAAGCCTGGTGtagctaaataaatacatacataaataaaaagaattatagaaAAATGATGAGAAAGAGGGCAATTAGAGTCAAGAGATATTATCAAAAAGAAGGTATCTGATCATACttgcaggaagaagaaagaataaataaatcaataacaatCGGAAGCTACAAAGTAAAGAAGGGACAAGTAATTCAGCAGAAATTCCAGAGGTGAAAGGTAATCAAAAGCACAACTGGAACAGTTTGCCTTAGAAGAGAGAGCATGTTGTCTGAAATAAAAGGAGACAATAATCTACTGAGAACAGAGGAGTTGAGAAACAGGTGAAAGATGCATAAGTAGCTATGAGAAATATGCTACGCAGCCAATATGCAATATAAGTAAAATGACAAGGTAGCCTGATACATCACCAAGGCTGGGAGAGGACATGGTTGTGATGGAAACTGGGATAGATCAGAAAGAACAATACGTGGAGAGAGCAGAGGTAAGTAAATTCACAGACTTCGCTTTTGTGGTCTGATGACATTGGGTAACATATGTTTAGCAGCTGAAGCTTTTTGAATAATGATAAGGCCAAGCATCTGAGAGGACTTACCATTCTGACAGTTCTAAGGCATCCCTTCCTCTTCAAAACTAGCAACCACGGTGGCTGTTCTGGCTTTGGTGTCCCTTCCCCGGCAGCAGTAGATTACATTATGCATTTAGCCACAAGAATCAACAGCTCCCAGTGAAGCAAAGAGCTACCCCTGAGTGGTAGAACCTGCTAGTCTGGACCAGCTGGAAGGTTACAAGCATGAGAGACACAAAGGGAAAGGTACTAGTTTCTGAGCCTGAATGAAAAAACAGACCCAGCTTTGAACCCCTAACTGTCCCAAAGGTGTTTCCTAGGAATTTAGCAGCAGAGAGTCCCTTTTCCTCTCCCGCAGCACGTATATTGTCCCATCCAGACTTCTAATTTGGTGGAGCTTGGGTTCACACACATTTCCCTCCCCTTTCTTTTCTGcaggtcagaggagaaacattggTATTTGAGGCAAAAGGTTTCAATTTCCCCCAGTGAGTAAACTCTttagatataaaatttatttaatcataaaggatttaTCTTTCTTCAACACAAATGCAcacattaaaagttaaaaaaaaaaagagacatataTTTACACAAATTAGAAACTACAGTCTTAGGTCCTGGATTAGGGGTCTAGAGGATGGACAGCAGGAGCAACTGGAGGATGGCTTCTCATCTGTTCCAGGTGTCCTGTGGTCATCTCTCTGGTCAAGATGGGTAgaccaggaggggaaggggcacAGCTACAGTTTGATGGCAGAGTTACTAGCAAATTGTGATAATGAGACCCCTCTACAGATAGTTTCTGATGATTACCAGGGATGACAGGAGATGCTGCTGTAGATGGAACTGGAGTGATTGGGGCTGAGTAAGTCAAGGGCTGTACTCCATGCTGGAGGAAAAGAATGACACCAATGCTGGTTCCAGTGCCTAAAGGACCATGGCTAAAGGAGATGGTACCTGGGGAACTGAGAGGGGGATTGCAAATTGGAGTAGTGTGGATCCAAGTGAGGTTCATAGCTGGCCATTCGGTGAGGTGCCAAGGCTGCTTTGGTTTTAATACTAGCTGTCCTAGCTGTGACTGGTCCATCTTTTCCATGGAAGGTGCAGGAGAGGAAGCAGCTGGATAACTGTGGTGGCTTGGAAAATACTAGggagggggaagaaaagagaaaaaatttatgTGAGAAAGCTTTCAAATTAATTCCACCTGGCTGCTTAAATCTTGATTTTCCTTGGGAACTCTGTAATGCTAACATACCTTGCTTTATGCAATAGATAATTTCCTGCCAGGCCATGaataagtgaaagttttagtAACCAAATTCTTGAAGGCCTACTATATATACCACACCCTATATAGCACTGGCTATTCAgacatataagggcttccctggtggctcagtggtagagaatctgcctgccaatgcaggagatgcaggtttgatccctgggttgggaagatgccctggaaaaggaaatggcaaccaactctagtattcttgcctggcaaacccatggacagaggagcttgtccaGCTACAGtccagacataacttagcaactaaacaacaattcagacatatacaaaataaaactaacagtCTCACAAATTTTCACTCTTTATAAACAAATTCATTTTAGAACGTCTTTCTGATGTTTTTAATTGGAATCATCATTTTCCAATTTCTTTAAGTTCTAATTTTCTATGTTGAGTTCCTTAAGAACTGCGACCATTCCTCAAAACCCATGTTTCCAGAGGGATACAAGGATCCTTGGGTAGGaattaaaaagagaggaaaagcggtttaggggcagcagaggagaaaagactTTCATAGACAAGCTGTGGAACCTCCCTGCATGATTCATTTGGCCAGGTAAACAGTCTTCTGTATCTATACAGAAAGCAGATAAGCTGCAAGATGCGGTATGGGGTTAAACTCCATAGAGTTCTTAGAAATGACCCAAACAAATGGAACCAAAAAACATCTAGAAATCAGACTATGAAGGAATCTAGGCACTCTCTTCCTTGAAAAGAAACTTactgaaaagatgaaaagacCCAGAAGAAAATGGGAGAGGGAGCCCCTTTCTGTATGTACACTTCATTTCTTTGGTTATTTCCCCACCTTTTCCTCAGATAATAACTTCTCACCTTGGTCAGCTGGTGTCTGCTACTACCCAATGATGACTTCTGGGCAGCTATATGAGGAAACCAAGTCTTTAACATTCCTTCCACCTGTAACAGAGTTCCTAGATAACGCTCTCTGTgagggaaagtaaaaaaaaaaaaaaggccattagGTGTAAAAAAAGCCACAGAACAGGATTGGAAATACCACTTtatgagaagagaaaagaagcaaaggggACTTACCCCATCTGTGGCTTCTTCAAAACTCCTAAGATACGCTGGATCCTGTCCATTGCCACGCTCTGCTGGAAAGTGCTCAATCCTGGGGTTaggagagagaagatgagatCAAGGATTGAGATTCAAGAATTTAGTGAGCgaaaggaaagacagaagggAGTTAAAATCGATTCACCTAAGGAAATTGTCACAGGAGAAAACAGGAATCATCTAGGCCCCAAAGACTTAAgagaaatacacatttaaaacacATGTGGAGACAGAGACAGATCTGAACCTAGCTCAAATGAATGCAACTAATCAGATAATTACCTCTCTCAAATCGACCCATCTTCAGCCCCTTCAGTAGGTCTGTGAGAGGGGGTATGAATCCTTGGAGCTCTTTACACTGTAGGGAAACAGGACAAATGGTATGAGAAGACCAAGAATTGCCCACACCAGTACTTATTTTTCCATCCGACCTGGGAGCCAATACTCTCCTTGTGGGGTCCTTATCAACCAAATGAATACTAAGCCACTCTGGTCccgtttccttttcccagctttcTCTTACCTTCTGAGCAAAGAGCAGGTCTCCTTCTGTGGTACAACCCTGGATGTTTATACAGGTCTCCAATTCACCATCTCTTGATCTTTTGACCCCAGATCCTGACATAGAAGAAGCCAAGCCCCGCTGTTTCGAGTGAGATGCTATATGTTGGTTACTGGAAGCCTTGGGTCGTTGCCTGCAGCGGATAGGACCAGGGCTGGGCCGAGAACCTTCCTTCTGCCCAACAGTGTCTGGCTTGGGGCCATGAGCCCACTTGTCCTCCCCCTCACT includes these proteins:
- the CIART gene encoding circadian-associated transcriptional repressor is translated as MDSPSSVSSYSSYSLSSSFSTSPVNSDFGSPSDSEGEDKWAHGPKPDTVGQKEGSRPSPGPIRCRQRPKASSNQHIASHSKQRGLASSMSGSGVKRSRDGELETCINIQGCTTEGDLLFAQKCKELQGFIPPLTDLLKGLKMGRFERGLSTFQQSVAMDRIQRILGVLKKPQMGERYLGTLLQVEGMLKTWFPHIAAQKSSLGSSRHQLTKYFPSHHSYPAASSPAPSMEKMDQSQLGQLVLKPKQPWHLTEWPAMNLTWIHTTPICNPPLSSPGTISFSHGPLGTGTSIGVILFLQHGVQPLTYSAPITPVPSTAASPVIPGNHQKLSVEGSHYHNLLVTLPSNCSCAPSPPGLPILTREMTTGHLEQMRSHPPVAPAVHPLDP